From the genome of Camelus dromedarius isolate mCamDro1 chromosome 19, mCamDro1.pat, whole genome shotgun sequence, one region includes:
- the LOC105105754 gene encoding tubulin beta-2A chain, which translates to MREIVHIQAGQCGNQIGAKFWEVISDEHGIDPTGSYHGDSDLQLERINVYYNEAAGNKYVPRAILVDLEPGTMDSVRSGPFGQIFRPDNFVFGQSGAGNNWAKGHYTEGAELVDSVLDVVRKESESCDCLQGFQLTHSLGGGTGSGMGTLLISKIREEYPDRIMNTFSVMPSPKVSDTVVEPYNATLSVHQLVENTDETYSIDNEALYDICFRTLKLTTPTYGDLNHLVSATMSGVTTCLRFPGQLNADLRKLAVNMVPFPRLHFFMPGFAPLTSRGSQQYRALTVPELTQQMFDSKNMMAACDPRHGRYLTVAAIFRGRMSMKEVDEQMLNVQNKNSSYFVEWIPNNVKTAVCDIPPRGLKMSATFIGNSTAIQELFKRISEQFTAMFRRKAFLHWYTGEGMDEMEFTEAESNMNDLVSEYQQYQDATADEQGEFEEEEGEDEA; encoded by the exons ATGCGCGAGATCGTGCACATCCAGGCGGGCCAGTGCGGCAACCAGATTGGCGCCAAG TTTTGGGAGGTCATCAGCGATGAGCATGGCATCGACCCCACCGGCAGTTACCATGGAGACAGTGACTTGCAGCTGGAGAGGATCAATGTGTACTACAATGAAGCCGCTG GTAACAAGTATGTGCCTCGGGCCATCCTGGTGGACCTGGAGCCGGGCACCATGGACTCAGTCAGGTCTGGACCCTTCGGCCAGATCTTCAGGCCCGACAACTTCGTGTTCG GCCAGAGTGGTGCCGGGAACAACTGGGCCAAGGGCCACTACACGGAGGGCGCCGAGCTGGTGGACTCGGTCCTGGACGTGGTGAGGAAGGAGTCCGAGAGCTGTGACTGTCTGCAGGGCTTCCAGCTGACCCACTCGCTGGGGGGCGGCACGGGCTCTGGGATGGGGACCCTCCTCATCAGCAAGATCCGGGAGGAGTACCCTGACCGCATCATGAACACCTTCAGCGTGATGCCCTCGCCCAAGGTGTCGGACACTGTGGTCGAGCCCTACAACGCCACCCTCTCCGTGCACCAGCTGGTGGAGAACACGGACGAGACGTACTCCATTGACAACGAGGCGCTGTACGACATCTGCTTCCGCACCCTGAAACTGACCACGCCCACCTACGGGGACCTCAACCACCTGGTGTCGGCCACCATGAGCGGCGTCACCACCTGCCTGCGCTTCCCGGGCCAGCTCAACGCCGACCTGCGCAAGCTGGCCGTGAACATGGTGCCCTTCCCGCGCCTGCATTTCTTCATGCCCGGCTTCGCGCCGCTCACCAGCCGGGGCAGCCAGCAGTACCGCGCGCTCACGGTGCCCGAGCTCACCCAGCAGATGTTCGACTCCAAGAACATGATGGCCGCCTGCGACCCGCGCCACGGCCGCTACCTGACCGTGGCCGCCATCTTCCGGGGCCGCATGTCCATGAAGGAGGTGGACGAGCAGATGCTGAACGTGCAGAACAAGAACAGCAGCTACTTCGTGGAGTGGATCCCCAACAACGTGAAGACGGCCGTGTGCGACATCCCGCCCCGCGGGCTCAAGATGTCGGCCACCTTCATCGGCAACAGCACGGCCATCCAGGAGCTGTTCAAGCGCATCTCGGAGCAGTTCACGGCCATGTTCCGGCGCAAGGCCTTCCTGCACTGGTACACGGGCGAGGGCATGGACGAGATGGAGTTCACCGAGGCCGAGAGCAACATGAACGACCTGGTGTCCGAGTACCAGCAGTACCAGGACGCCACGGCCGACGAGCAGGGCGAGttcgaggaggaggagggtgaagaCGAGGCCTAA